The proteins below come from a single Salinivibrio kushneri genomic window:
- a CDS encoding tetratricopeptide repeat protein: MVRRLFRPFVCHPTPLCAFRGLVLSLVFSTPLVAAPAADIGTVSAAIQNGDYQQALSQTEGALAQSEERAFTPSERAELHRLRAIAYLYLDRRAEAYRAYRQALTQNGLSKESEADALTAVISLAFRVEQYEEVLSYARQLREKHTLQPTSARFAMQAAYALSRFDVAIDYARQLQKLGAEDAFILQTKGLSEVALSRFDAAAATFDKLVNQPDVAPRWLEQAARAHAKAGSHQTARQYLARANTDIALYRTLSTSLLEQDAAQQALLYWQQGLQQLTRLPTRDEQLFLVQCLIKTGQRVAALNRISEVNLSEPDKQTLKLQVMLAYQLNHWQEVIDTAQVALSYGLKDDRMLWQWLSISAIKAGDYALADYALEQWEARDPTGLAERWRDTLELLKAKRAKRRDARLS; this comes from the coding sequence ATGGTGCGCCGATTGTTCCGTCCTTTTGTGTGTCATCCAACGCCTTTGTGTGCTTTCCGTGGCTTGGTTTTAAGCTTGGTATTCTCCACTCCATTAGTGGCGGCACCGGCCGCGGATATAGGCACGGTGAGCGCTGCTATTCAAAACGGTGACTATCAGCAAGCCTTGTCGCAGACTGAAGGCGCCTTGGCACAATCGGAAGAGCGGGCGTTTACACCGTCTGAACGTGCTGAGCTGCACCGTTTGCGGGCCATTGCCTACTTGTATCTTGATCGGCGCGCTGAAGCGTATCGCGCGTATCGTCAGGCATTGACACAAAACGGACTGAGTAAAGAGAGTGAAGCGGACGCCTTGACGGCGGTGATTAGTTTGGCGTTTCGTGTTGAGCAGTATGAGGAGGTCCTCAGCTATGCTCGCCAACTCCGCGAGAAGCACACACTGCAGCCGACCTCTGCTCGCTTCGCGATGCAAGCTGCTTATGCGCTATCTCGTTTTGATGTGGCGATTGACTATGCACGTCAGCTGCAAAAACTCGGTGCTGAGGATGCCTTTATTCTGCAAACTAAAGGGCTCAGTGAAGTGGCGCTGTCACGCTTTGACGCGGCAGCGGCGACATTCGATAAGTTGGTTAATCAACCCGATGTGGCTCCTCGTTGGTTAGAACAGGCCGCACGCGCCCACGCCAAAGCCGGGTCGCACCAAACGGCACGCCAGTATTTAGCGCGTGCCAACACCGACATTGCCCTTTACCGCACTCTATCGACCTCGTTGTTAGAACAAGATGCTGCGCAGCAGGCGTTGCTGTATTGGCAGCAAGGTTTACAACAGTTAACCCGGCTACCTACCCGTGATGAGCAGTTATTTTTGGTGCAGTGTTTGATAAAAACAGGCCAGCGCGTGGCGGCGTTAAATCGGATCAGTGAAGTGAATTTGAGCGAGCCAGATAAGCAAACGCTCAAACTACAGGTGATGTTAGCGTATCAGCTTAATCATTGGCAGGAAGTGATTGATACCGCGCAAGTGGCGCTCTCTTATGGTCTGAAAGATGATCGTATGCTGTGGCAGTGGTTATCCATCAGTGCAATTAAAGCCGGGGACTATGCACTGGCGGACTATGCGCTAGAACAGTGGGAGGCGCGCGATCCCACTGGCCTTGCCGAGCGCTGGCGTGACACCTTAGAGCTGCTTAAAGCCAAGCGAGCGAAACGTCGCGACGCGCGGCTGTCATAA
- a CDS encoding ABC transporter ATP-binding protein produces MTDAVALQVKSLKKSFGQHQVLKGISLDAHRGDVISIIGSSGSGKSTFLRCINLLETPTGGEIWVNGELIKMKNNRAGDPVPVSDKQVQRIRSRLAMVFQGFNLWSHMTVLQNVIEAPVHVLGVPKAQAIEEAEALLHRVGLYERRDYYPGHLSGGQQQRAAIARALAVEPEVLLFDEPTSALDPELVGEVLGVMRSLAEEGRTMLVVTHEMSFARDVSNHVMFLHQGLVEEQGNPKELFDSPESERLQQFISSIY; encoded by the coding sequence ATGACGGATGCTGTGGCGCTACAGGTAAAATCACTTAAAAAAAGCTTTGGGCAGCATCAAGTGCTCAAAGGTATTTCCCTCGACGCCCACCGCGGCGACGTGATTTCCATTATCGGCTCTTCCGGTTCCGGCAAGAGCACCTTTCTTCGCTGTATCAATCTGCTGGAAACCCCCACGGGCGGTGAAATTTGGGTCAATGGTGAGTTGATCAAAATGAAAAACAACCGTGCTGGTGACCCCGTCCCCGTCAGTGACAAGCAAGTGCAACGCATTCGTTCGCGTCTGGCGATGGTGTTTCAAGGATTCAATCTTTGGTCGCATATGACGGTGCTGCAAAATGTTATCGAAGCGCCCGTGCATGTGCTAGGGGTGCCTAAGGCACAAGCGATTGAAGAAGCAGAAGCGTTATTACATCGCGTTGGGCTATATGAGCGCCGCGACTACTACCCAGGCCATTTATCCGGTGGTCAGCAACAGCGTGCCGCGATTGCGCGTGCACTCGCCGTCGAGCCAGAAGTTTTGCTGTTTGATGAGCCAACCTCCGCGCTGGACCCTGAATTAGTAGGAGAAGTGCTGGGGGTGATGCGCTCATTGGCCGAAGAAGGGCGCACCATGCTGGTGGTTACCCACGAAATGAGTTTCGCGCGTGATGTCTCTAACCATGTGATGTTCTTGCACCAAGGATTGGTGGAAGAGCAAGGTAATCCGAAAGAGCTGTTTGATTCGCCAGAATCAGAGCGCTTGCAGCAATTTATCTCATCGATTTACTGA
- a CDS encoding ABC transporter substrate-binding protein: MKKWLVAAAVMAAVGSTSVAAKEWKVVRFGIEGAYPPFSWTTNEGELKGFDVDMANALCEEMQAKCKIVAQDWDGIIPSLLARKYDAIIAAMSITEERKRKVDFTNKYALIPNKFVAEKGTDLTFTKEGLDGVKIGVQRATTHDKYLTDNYGDSVDIVRYGTFDEAYLDLKAGRIESILGDASALQQGLLDKEGGDEFEFIGPSLTDPEWFGEGFGIATRKQDKDLTKKLNQAIDSLREKGVYDEIAAKYFDYDVYGE; the protein is encoded by the coding sequence ATGAAAAAATGGCTAGTTGCCGCCGCTGTGATGGCCGCGGTTGGGTCAACCTCCGTAGCAGCCAAGGAATGGAAGGTCGTACGTTTTGGTATCGAAGGGGCGTATCCTCCATTTAGCTGGACTACTAATGAAGGCGAACTGAAAGGCTTTGATGTGGATATGGCCAATGCACTCTGCGAAGAGATGCAGGCAAAGTGTAAGATTGTGGCGCAGGATTGGGATGGCATTATTCCATCGCTGCTGGCACGTAAATACGATGCCATTATCGCCGCGATGTCCATTACCGAAGAGCGGAAGCGAAAAGTTGACTTCACCAACAAATACGCGCTGATCCCCAATAAATTTGTGGCCGAAAAAGGCACGGATTTGACCTTTACCAAAGAGGGGTTAGATGGCGTTAAAATCGGTGTTCAGCGCGCGACCACCCATGATAAATACCTAACTGACAACTATGGCGACTCGGTGGATATCGTCCGTTACGGCACCTTTGACGAAGCCTACCTTGATTTAAAAGCAGGCCGTATTGAGTCAATCCTTGGCGATGCGTCGGCACTCCAACAAGGGCTGCTCGACAAAGAGGGGGGTGACGAGTTTGAGTTCATTGGCCCGTCACTCACTGACCCTGAGTGGTTTGGTGAAGGCTTTGGTATAGCGACACGTAAGCAAGACAAAGACCTGACCAAGAAGCTTAACCAAGCGATCGATTCGTTGCGTGAAAAAGGCGTGTATGACGAGATTGCTGCCAAGTACTTTGACTACGACGTTTACGGCGAGTAA
- a CDS encoding ABC transporter permease produces the protein MIDLKGYEWSLLEGAWVTLQVALLSLGLAMLLGMLGALAKLSKFGWLRGIATVYTTVIRGIPDLVLMMLIFYGGQMLLNNSLYGINEWLNEYMAGQDPNHDWTSYLPDYIDVSPFIAGILTIGFIFGAYMAETFRGAIMAVDAGEMEAARAYGMSSSLAFRRILLPQMIRHALPGFGNNWLVLLKTTALVSIIGLDDMVRKGALAAGSTQMPFTFYFTVALIFLLFTSISTTGLRWMERRFSIHTR, from the coding sequence ATGATTGATTTGAAAGGTTACGAGTGGTCCCTGCTCGAAGGCGCATGGGTGACCCTTCAGGTTGCGCTGCTCTCGTTAGGTCTTGCCATGCTACTGGGTATGCTGGGCGCACTGGCGAAACTCTCCAAATTTGGCTGGCTGCGTGGGATAGCGACGGTCTATACCACGGTGATACGTGGGATCCCTGATCTGGTGCTGATGATGCTGATTTTTTACGGCGGTCAAATGCTGCTGAACAACAGCTTGTATGGCATCAATGAATGGTTAAACGAGTACATGGCCGGCCAAGACCCCAATCATGATTGGACGTCCTATTTACCTGACTATATTGATGTGAGCCCATTTATTGCTGGGATCCTAACCATCGGGTTTATCTTTGGTGCTTATATGGCGGAAACCTTCCGTGGCGCTATCATGGCGGTGGACGCTGGGGAAATGGAAGCCGCACGTGCTTATGGAATGAGCAGCAGTTTGGCATTCCGCCGTATTTTGCTGCCGCAGATGATCCGTCACGCGTTACCCGGCTTCGGTAACAATTGGCTGGTGCTGCTCAAAACCACCGCGCTGGTGTCAATCATTGGCCTTGATGACATGGTGCGAAAAGGCGCGTTGGCGGCCGGCTCAACTCAAATGCCATTTACTTTTTACTTTACCGTTGCACTGATTTTCTTGCTCTTTACCAGTATCTCGACCACGGGATTGCGCTGGATGGAGCGCCGTTTTAGCATTCATACGCGGTAG
- a CDS encoding ABC transporter permease has product MDFSLVLETWPIYLDGLWTTVWLVASALVIGLVVAVPVAVARNAQFPLWRYPAWAFIYFFRGTPLLIQLYLIYYGLSQIVNVENTLWQHAWFCALVAFVLNTAAYTAEIIRGAINGLPKGEVEAAIAYGMSPYKAFSRIVLPSAMRRALPAYSNEVVFMLHGSAVAGIITIVDLTGAARIVNSRYYAPFESFLTAGAFYMALTFSILWMFRLAERRFLRHLRPLS; this is encoded by the coding sequence ATGGATTTTTCTCTTGTACTCGAAACCTGGCCGATATACTTAGACGGCCTTTGGACCACCGTATGGTTGGTCGCCTCTGCATTGGTGATTGGCTTAGTGGTCGCGGTGCCAGTCGCGGTCGCGCGCAATGCACAATTCCCTTTATGGCGTTACCCTGCATGGGCGTTCATTTATTTTTTCCGGGGTACACCGCTGTTGATTCAACTGTATTTGATTTACTACGGCTTAAGTCAGATAGTGAATGTTGAAAATACCTTGTGGCAGCATGCCTGGTTCTGCGCCTTGGTGGCCTTTGTGCTCAACACCGCCGCTTATACAGCCGAAATCATTCGTGGCGCGATTAACGGCCTTCCTAAAGGGGAAGTCGAGGCGGCGATCGCTTATGGCATGAGCCCTTATAAAGCCTTTTCGCGCATTGTATTGCCGAGCGCGATGCGTCGTGCGTTACCCGCGTACAGTAACGAAGTGGTGTTTATGCTGCACGGCTCAGCGGTGGCTGGGATTATCACCATTGTTGATTTAACCGGTGCCGCTCGGATTGTGAACTCGCGTTATTATGCGCCGTTCGAGTCGTTTTTGACTGCGGGGGCGTTCTATATGGCGCTGACATTCAGCATCCTTTGGATGTTCCGCCTAGCAGAGCGCCGCTTCCTACGCCATTTAAGGCCGCTTAGCTAA
- the xthA gene encoding exodeoxyribonuclease III encodes MKIISFNINGIRARLHQLQALIEKHQPDVIGLQETKVHDDAFPLADVEAMGYEVHFHGQKAHYGVAMLCKKSPISVQKGFPTDDEDAQRRMIMATFEDENGKPITVLNGYFPQGENRSHETKFPAKRKFYQDLMTYLAGRDPSEQLVVMGDINISPKDDDIGIGEQNAKRWLRTGKCSFLPEEREWLGTLMDWGFVDTFRTLHPSVNDQFSWFDYRSRGFDDNRGLRIDVILATPDLASQCIDAGIDYELRAIEKPSDHAPIWATFK; translated from the coding sequence GTGAAAATCATTTCATTCAATATCAATGGTATTCGTGCTCGTTTGCATCAATTGCAAGCCTTAATTGAAAAGCATCAACCTGACGTGATCGGGTTACAAGAAACCAAAGTCCATGATGACGCCTTCCCGCTCGCGGATGTCGAAGCGATGGGTTATGAAGTGCACTTTCATGGCCAAAAAGCCCATTATGGCGTGGCAATGCTATGTAAAAAGTCCCCTATCAGCGTGCAAAAAGGCTTTCCCACTGATGACGAAGACGCCCAACGCCGCATGATCATGGCGACCTTTGAAGACGAAAACGGCAAGCCAATTACTGTGCTCAACGGTTACTTCCCACAAGGAGAAAACCGCAGCCATGAAACCAAATTCCCCGCCAAGCGTAAGTTTTATCAAGACCTAATGACTTATTTGGCTGGCCGTGATCCCAGTGAGCAGTTGGTGGTGATGGGCGATATCAATATCAGCCCGAAAGACGATGACATCGGCATTGGTGAGCAAAACGCCAAACGCTGGCTACGCACCGGCAAGTGCTCATTCTTGCCCGAAGAGCGCGAGTGGCTGGGCACCCTGATGGATTGGGGGTTTGTTGACACCTTCCGAACTCTGCATCCTAGCGTGAACGATCAGTTCTCGTGGTTTGACTACCGCTCCCGTGGCTTTGACGATAACCGCGGCCTGCGTATTGACGTGATTCTGGCCACCCCAGATCTGGCGAGCCAATGCATCGATGCTGGCATTGACTACGAGCTCCGAGCGATTGAAAAGCCATCAGATCACGCACCGATTTGGGCGACCTTTAAGTAA
- a CDS encoding metalloregulator ArsR/SmtB family transcription factor produces the protein MLPHQFFKLLADETRVRCLLLIAREGQLCVCELTEALDTSQPKISRHLAQLRASGVLVDMRQGQWVFYRLAADLPGWMRKQIQGLVDSNCLKDTYQEDITRLAKMASRPTCCV, from the coding sequence ATGTTGCCTCACCAGTTTTTCAAATTATTGGCCGATGAAACACGCGTGCGGTGTTTGCTGCTCATTGCTCGTGAAGGGCAGTTGTGTGTGTGCGAGCTCACCGAAGCGCTGGACACCTCGCAGCCGAAGATCTCACGTCATTTGGCGCAGCTGCGGGCCAGTGGTGTGTTGGTTGATATGCGCCAAGGGCAATGGGTGTTTTATCGCTTGGCCGCTGATTTACCCGGCTGGATGCGCAAACAAATTCAGGGTTTAGTTGATTCCAACTGCCTAAAAGACACTTATCAAGAAGATATCACGCGGCTTGCCAAGATGGCGTCTCGCCCTACCTGCTGTGTGTAA
- a CDS encoding ArsJ-associated glyceraldehyde-3-phosphate dehydrogenase, with translation MTIKVGINGFGRIGRLALRAAFDWPELEFVHINDVAGDTETLAHLLEFDSVQGRWHHAVSAEGNRVQINGQTLTTSQEKAIDAVDWSGCDVVIEATGKHRDADLLQHYLDQGVKRVVVSAPVKDERVANIVVGVNDAIFDPSKHRIVTAASCTTNCLAPIVKVIHEKLGIAQSTFTTIHDLTNTQTILDAPHKDLRRARACGMSLIPTTTGSATAIVEIFPDLKGKINGHAVRVPLANASLTDVIFDVETDTTTDEVNALLQEAADGELNGILGFEARPLVSIDYRGDQRSTIVDGLSTMVVGKRMVKIYAWYDNEMGYATRTAELVRNVGGVDQ, from the coding sequence ATGACAATTAAAGTCGGGATCAATGGGTTTGGCCGTATCGGTCGTTTGGCATTACGGGCAGCATTTGATTGGCCAGAGCTCGAGTTTGTGCATATCAACGATGTGGCGGGAGATACCGAAACACTGGCGCATTTGCTGGAGTTTGATTCGGTACAAGGGCGTTGGCATCACGCGGTGAGTGCAGAAGGCAACCGCGTGCAGATTAACGGCCAAACACTGACGACAAGCCAAGAAAAAGCGATTGATGCCGTCGACTGGTCAGGTTGCGATGTGGTGATTGAAGCAACGGGAAAACACCGTGACGCGGATTTGCTGCAACATTACTTGGACCAAGGCGTAAAGCGCGTGGTGGTCTCTGCGCCGGTCAAAGATGAGCGTGTGGCGAATATCGTGGTGGGAGTGAATGACGCGATATTTGATCCCAGCAAACATCGGATCGTTACCGCAGCATCGTGTACCACGAACTGCTTGGCACCGATTGTGAAAGTGATCCATGAAAAGCTGGGGATTGCGCAGTCGACCTTCACCACCATTCATGATTTAACCAATACCCAAACGATTTTGGATGCGCCGCATAAAGACTTACGTCGCGCTCGCGCCTGTGGCATGAGCTTGATCCCGACTACCACGGGGTCGGCGACCGCCATCGTAGAAATTTTCCCGGATCTAAAAGGCAAGATTAATGGCCATGCGGTGCGTGTCCCCCTCGCTAATGCGTCGCTGACGGATGTGATCTTTGACGTGGAAACCGATACCACCACCGACGAGGTGAACGCATTGTTGCAAGAAGCCGCGGACGGCGAGCTCAACGGCATTCTTGGCTTTGAGGCGCGTCCTTTAGTCTCGATTGATTACCGTGGTGATCAGCGCTCCACGATTGTCGATGGTTTATCCACCATGGTGGTGGGTAAGCGTATGGTCAAAATCTATGCGTGGTATGACAACGAAATGGGGTATGCCACGCGCACTGCTGAGCTGGTGCGCAACGTCGGCGGCGTTGATCAGTAA
- the arsJ gene encoding organoarsenical effux MFS transporter ArsJ, whose product MFAQLSQSVRQYMLVTFNYWNFTITDGALRMLVVLYFYELGYGTLEIASLFLFYEFFGVVTNLIGGWLGARLGLNRTMNIGLGMQIIALAMLAVPAGWLTIPWVMAAQALSGIAKDLNKMSAKSAIKTLVPDNAQGALFKWIAILTGSKNALKGVGFFVGGALLSLIGFQYAVAAMAGVLSLVFIGSVVSLNAELGKAKNKPKFSEIFSKSRSVNILSAARLFLFGARDVWFVVALPIYLGTTFGWSHSAVGGFLALWVIAYGVVQGVAPKITGRQAGHSPGGQAALGWAGLLAVVTGIIAYAIGEQWYPQGVIIVGLMVFGAIFAINSSLHSYLIVSYAKGDGVSLDVGFYYMANAMGRLIGTVLSGWVFQVWGLAACLWVSFGFLTVTTVISLGLPKTIASTDHA is encoded by the coding sequence ATGTTTGCTCAATTAAGCCAATCTGTGCGCCAGTATATGCTGGTCACCTTTAACTATTGGAATTTCACCATCACCGACGGTGCACTGCGGATGCTGGTGGTGCTGTATTTTTATGAGTTGGGCTACGGCACGTTAGAAATCGCCTCGCTGTTTTTGTTTTACGAATTTTTCGGGGTGGTCACCAACCTTATCGGTGGATGGCTCGGTGCGCGTTTAGGCCTTAATCGCACCATGAATATTGGTCTTGGCATGCAAATTATCGCGCTTGCCATGTTAGCCGTGCCAGCCGGTTGGCTCACCATTCCTTGGGTGATGGCGGCTCAAGCCTTGTCTGGAATTGCGAAAGATCTGAACAAGATGAGCGCTAAAAGCGCGATTAAAACCTTAGTGCCTGACAACGCACAGGGAGCACTGTTTAAGTGGATAGCGATCTTAACGGGCTCGAAGAATGCACTCAAAGGCGTAGGCTTTTTTGTCGGTGGTGCATTGCTCTCTCTGATTGGCTTTCAGTATGCGGTGGCGGCGATGGCTGGCGTGTTGAGTTTGGTGTTTATCGGCAGTGTGGTATCGCTCAATGCGGAGTTGGGGAAAGCGAAAAATAAGCCTAAGTTTTCGGAAATCTTTTCCAAGTCTCGCAGCGTGAATATCCTCTCGGCAGCACGTTTATTTCTTTTCGGCGCTCGAGACGTTTGGTTTGTGGTGGCCTTGCCAATTTATCTTGGCACCACATTTGGTTGGAGCCACAGTGCGGTGGGCGGCTTTCTTGCGCTATGGGTGATCGCTTACGGCGTGGTGCAAGGGGTTGCGCCGAAAATTACCGGGCGCCAAGCTGGCCATTCGCCGGGCGGTCAAGCGGCGTTAGGTTGGGCAGGTTTATTGGCGGTGGTGACGGGTATTATTGCTTACGCGATTGGCGAACAGTGGTATCCGCAAGGGGTGATTATTGTTGGACTCATGGTATTTGGGGCGATATTTGCGATTAACTCGTCACTGCATTCCTACTTGATTGTCAGCTACGCCAAAGGCGACGGTGTGTCGCTGGATGTAGGATTTTATTATATGGCGAACGCCATGGGACGCTTAATTGGCACTGTGTTATCCGGTTGGGTTTTCCAAGTATGGGGACTGGCGGCATGCCTTTGGGTGTCGTTTGGGTTTCTCACTGTCACCACGGTCATTTCGCTGGGGCTACCCAAAACGATAGCCTCAACAGATCACGCTTAA
- a CDS encoding DUF4168 domain-containing protein — translation MKRLLATLSFAFVVAASLPSFAANETNNMSADQPTEQVVSSYAEAAEQVVSISKDYKSKLESIRSEEKAKALMAETQKEMAQAIEAAGLSVEEYNAVFRQAREDKELQKKISNMLNE, via the coding sequence ATGAAACGTTTATTAGCGACCCTATCTTTTGCGTTTGTTGTTGCAGCCAGTCTGCCAAGTTTCGCTGCCAACGAAACAAATAATATGTCAGCGGATCAGCCGACCGAACAAGTAGTCAGCAGCTACGCAGAGGCCGCTGAGCAGGTGGTCTCAATATCAAAAGACTACAAAAGCAAGCTTGAGAGCATCCGTAGTGAAGAAAAGGCGAAAGCGCTAATGGCCGAGACGCAAAAAGAAATGGCGCAAGCGATTGAAGCAGCAGGGCTGTCTGTCGAGGAATATAACGCTGTTTTTCGTCAAGCGCGTGAAGATAAAGAGCTGCAGAAGAAAATCAGCAATATGCTCAATGAGTAG
- a CDS encoding glutathione S-transferase family protein, translating to MGKLIDGIWHDVWYDTKSSGGRFVREDAGFRHWVTADGQAGPSGDAGFNAESGRYHLYVSLACPWAHRTLIMRHLKGLEPHIAVTVVAPEMLEHGWTFSEPEPLYGYDYAHQLYTHAKPNYTGRVTVPILWDKQTETIVSNESADIIRMFNSAFNDITGNHDDYYPDSLRAAVDQWNEFVYPNVNNGVYKCGFATEQEAYEEAFDQLFTALTVLDDHLSRNRYLAGNQITEADWRLFTTLIRFDPVYVGHFKCNKQRIADYCNLFCYMKELFQVPSVADTVDMHHIKTHYYYSHGNINPTRIVPKGPEQDLWSPHGRASVSARSN from the coding sequence ATGGGAAAACTGATAGACGGTATTTGGCATGATGTGTGGTACGACACCAAGTCGTCGGGTGGTCGATTTGTCCGTGAAGACGCGGGCTTTCGTCACTGGGTGACCGCTGATGGCCAAGCTGGACCAAGTGGCGATGCGGGCTTTAACGCTGAATCAGGCCGCTATCATCTGTATGTTTCTCTTGCTTGTCCTTGGGCGCATCGCACTCTGATCATGCGCCATTTAAAAGGGCTTGAACCTCATATAGCCGTCACTGTCGTCGCGCCTGAAATGCTAGAACATGGCTGGACTTTTTCGGAGCCAGAGCCATTGTATGGGTACGATTATGCTCATCAGCTCTATACCCACGCTAAGCCTAATTACACGGGGCGAGTCACCGTGCCGATTTTATGGGATAAGCAAACCGAGACCATTGTCAGTAATGAATCGGCCGATATCATTCGGATGTTTAATTCAGCGTTTAATGACATCACGGGTAATCATGACGATTATTACCCAGACAGCCTGCGTGCAGCGGTTGATCAGTGGAACGAGTTTGTTTACCCCAATGTAAATAATGGCGTGTATAAATGTGGCTTTGCCACCGAACAAGAGGCTTATGAAGAAGCCTTTGATCAGTTATTCACTGCATTGACGGTGTTAGATGATCATTTAAGTCGCAATCGTTATCTTGCCGGCAATCAGATCACAGAAGCCGATTGGCGTTTGTTCACCACCCTGATTCGTTTTGATCCTGTCTACGTGGGCCACTTTAAATGTAATAAGCAACGTATTGCCGATTACTGCAACTTGTTCTGCTACATGAAAGAGTTGTTCCAAGTACCAAGCGTAGCAGATACGGTCGATATGCATCATATCAAAACCCATTATTATTACAGCCACGGCAACATAAACCCGACGCGCATTGTACCGAAAGGACCAGAGCAAGACTTGTGGTCGCCGCATGGGCGTGCCTCAGTTAGCGCTCGCAGTAACTGA
- a CDS encoding efflux RND transporter periplasmic adaptor subunit → MKKWMLLGVVVLAGVAFWQWGDTQPSNEEASAPPPGARSVDVMTAQVETKPIAPSLSLVGNVKAHQQIDIESEVSARIETVHVKPGETVEKGAPLVTFNRAKAQAAVLEASAYLNDEQRKLKEYTKLAQRGALTQTELDAQQASVNIAKARLQSAQSDLDDHRLIAPFSGRIGLFDLSVGQRVDVGETLFSLDNLSRMNLDIQVPEQYVGLLYPNMPVAVTSQAYPDDAFTGTVSVVDSRVDKEALSVSVRVALDNPERQLQPGMLMEAKLTLPEQQAVIVPVQALQYSGTRRYVFRIDDEGIAHRTEITLGARIDNQVVVSKGLEPGQHIVVQGLVNMRDGAQVSVLNAEAPKNQEDDQSRVNETVSETEAS, encoded by the coding sequence ATGAAGAAGTGGATGCTATTAGGCGTCGTGGTGTTGGCGGGCGTCGCGTTCTGGCAGTGGGGCGATACACAGCCCTCGAACGAGGAGGCCTCTGCGCCACCACCGGGGGCACGATCCGTGGATGTGATGACGGCACAGGTGGAAACCAAACCGATTGCGCCGTCGTTATCCTTGGTGGGCAATGTCAAAGCCCATCAGCAGATAGATATTGAGTCGGAAGTCTCGGCGCGCATTGAAACTGTGCACGTCAAGCCGGGAGAGACGGTTGAAAAAGGGGCGCCTTTGGTGACCTTTAATCGCGCCAAAGCCCAAGCCGCGGTGCTGGAAGCATCGGCTTACCTCAATGATGAGCAGCGCAAGCTAAAAGAGTATACCAAGCTGGCGCAGCGTGGTGCGTTAACGCAAACCGAGTTGGATGCACAGCAAGCGAGTGTCAATATTGCCAAGGCGCGTTTGCAGTCGGCGCAATCTGATTTAGATGATCACCGTTTAATCGCGCCTTTTTCCGGCCGCATTGGTTTGTTTGATTTAAGTGTCGGCCAGCGTGTGGATGTGGGCGAAACCCTCTTTAGCCTCGATAACCTGTCACGCATGAACCTCGATATTCAGGTGCCAGAGCAATACGTCGGACTGCTTTATCCCAATATGCCAGTGGCGGTCACGTCGCAAGCGTATCCCGATGATGCCTTTACCGGCACGGTGAGTGTGGTGGACTCTCGGGTGGATAAAGAAGCGCTATCAGTCAGTGTCCGTGTGGCGCTGGATAACCCTGAACGCCAACTGCAGCCCGGCATGCTGATGGAGGCGAAACTGACCTTGCCCGAGCAACAAGCGGTGATTGTGCCTGTGCAAGCTTTGCAATATTCCGGTACGCGTCGCTACGTCTTCCGCATTGATGACGAAGGCATTGCCCATCGTACTGAAATTACCCTTGGCGCGCGGATTGATAACCAAGTGGTGGTGAGTAAAGGACTTGAACCCGGTCAGCACATTGTGGTGCAAGGTTTGGTGAATATGCGCGATGGTGCGCAAGTGTCTGTATTAAATGCGGAAGCACCGAAAAATCAAGAAGATGACCAAAGCCGTGTGAATGAGACCGTTTCTGAGACGGAGGCCAGCTAA